A window of the Macaca nemestrina isolate mMacNem1 chromosome X, mMacNem.hap1, whole genome shotgun sequence genome harbors these coding sequences:
- the LOC105493969 gene encoding LOW QUALITY PROTEIN: acyl-coenzyme A synthetase ACSM6, mitochondrial (The sequence of the model RefSeq protein was modified relative to this genomic sequence to represent the inferred CDS: inserted 2 bases in 1 codon), with translation MSKAQYFVASEAMFPLMDSAMFDCPTLKTKLLVSDKCYDGWLVFKEMIQVVPPKQTFMGTKSQHPMAIFFTNGTMGASKLAEYSQYDLGMEFSQASRYWMDLQLTSILWXLSDAFDGSLSLSTALGAQLQGARVFLCHMPIFCPETVLNALFRSSTNTLSANPLMCQELLQHKCFASYRFKSLKLCVAVGGSISPGVTEDWKHITKLNIYEGYGKTATVG, from the exons ATGTCTAAAGCCCAATACTTTGTGGCCAGTGAGGCTATGTTTCCACTCATGGACTCTGCCATGTTCGACTGCCCTACCTTGAAGACCAAGCTCCTGGTGTCAGATAAGTGCTATGATGGGTGGTTGGTTTTCAAGGAGATGATTCA AGTTGTACCTCCAAAGCAGACCTTCATGGGGACCAAAAGTCAACATCCAATGGCTATATTCTTCACCAATGGGACAATGGGAGCTTCTAAACTGGCCGAGTATTCCCAGTATGATTTGGGAATGGAATTCAGCCAGGCTTCCAGATAT TGGATGGACCTCCAGCTAACAAGTATTTTGTG TCTAAGTGATGCCTTTGATGGATCTTTATCTCTAAGTACTGCCTTGGGAGCTCAGCTCCAAGGAGCCCGTGTGTTTCTATGTCACATGCCAATTTTCTGTCCTGAGACTGTTCTAAAT GCTCTGTTCAGGTCTTCCACCAACACTCTATCTGCAAATCCACTGATGTGCCAGGAACTGCTTCAGCACAAGTGTTTCGCCAG CTACAGATTTAAGAGTCTGAAGCTTTGTGTGGCTGTAGGAGGATCCATCAGCCCTGGGGTGACTGAGGACTGGAAACACATCACTAAATTGAACATCTATGAAGGCTATGGCAAGACAGCAACTGTAGGTTGA